The Caloenas nicobarica isolate bCalNic1 chromosome 8, bCalNic1.hap1, whole genome shotgun sequence genome contains the following window.
TCTCTGCCCGCTGCAGAATGAGGTGTTGGCTGCGGGGTCTGCCCCCCGTCCTCgagctcttctccttctccagcgGGACCAAGGAGACAATACGGGGATAAATCGGCTGGAGTTTGGGGCCTCTCGCTGctccccaggggcagcaggaaCCCCGAGGGTCCCCAAAATGCTCTGAGCAGCACAGGGCGCCAAGGAAAAGGGACAGCGGGATCGGAGAGCGCTTCTGCTCACATTTAGACTAGCTCAACCAAGCGCTAGCGAAGCAAACCTACCTTGCGGCAAACATCTGAGCTCGCTCGTCAGCCTCCGCGGCGGTGACGCAGCCGCGCGGGATGATCCCCCGGAGATTATCTCCCCGAGGCACAGCGCTGCCTTTCCCTTTGCACGGGGAGCGCAATCGGATTTAGGAgatattttctggtttgcttgGGCTATTTCCAGCTTGCATTTCCGCAGCGTGGATGTGCATTCGTGGGAGTCCTGACCACGCTCTCCACAGCGGTATTCCTGCCAGGTTTTCTACAAACCACTTGTGCACCTACAGGAGCCGTCTCACACGTGCTACGTCATCTCCGGGTACAATCGTTCCCTCAGAAATCTCAGGTTGTGCAAAGAATGCTTAGATGTGACTCGGGTTCGAGCGTGACTGTCCTCTCTGTGCTCATCTCCGTCTGCTCTTTCAGCGGCAAGGTGAGCCTGTGCCCAGGGAAaaaggtttttattattatttcttatcaTCCGATCCCCTTCCAGCACGGCTCTGGGTAGCACCCAGGGGCGCAGCAGGACGGCACTGGGAACTTACTGGAAAGCTGCTCGAGAATCTGGACCGTCACCCTTGGCAGCAGAGACGTCGTTAATGCCAGTTCACTAATTAGTTTTGAGCTGGCTCGCTCCCTCGCGTGGTTTCTGCAAGACGAGGCACGGGAGCTGTCAGGTCGGCTCTGAACCTGCAAACGCATTGGAATCCGAGGGCGCCgctggaaaataaacatcttttcATAACTTTCAGAAGTGCGGATTTTTTCACAGGCTGCAATTCATTACGCCAAAGAATTAGCAACCCCTGAGTGAGCATCCCTATTTGCCTTTTACATCATAAAGATCTGTTTGTCAAAATAACCATTTTTCCTCATCTTGCATTACTCATGGGAGTGGATTTTTCCTTTACTCAAATGTGATATCTATTAGTCATCCAAAGCTGTTCGTCGGGGTTGCTCAGCAGCCTGGAACAGCACAAGATAAAAAAACCTCCCATTTTTCAACGTTTTACAAATTCCATTAGCATGTAATTCACTCATTTGGTACGACAGCTGatcaggaacagaaaaatccCAGTGAAAACGTATCAAATATACGAGGTGACTTCCATTCCATCAATCCTGAAAGAAAGTATGTTGATGgatttattaaagaaatattataTGTAACATCTGCCACTGGACAGAGTGAAAGTGTCGTTCTGGGAGCTATTAGAGCAGCTCCTTGTcacaaaacagcattttcttctcagGACTTTTCACTTACGCGTTGTTCTTAGTCTTTAATCGTCACTTAAATGTTCTTAATCTTTGTTCTTCCATGACACTGACCTCCTAATGGGGGATAGGAAGGAGGGGATGGAGCAGTAAAactgggctggaagggacaaTTACCCTAAtcctgtggtttgttttggttttttcttcaggaagaagGCATGAGGGGGCTTTCTGACCCACCTTGAGCCGCATGTTCTGCCCTTTTTGCAAGTTTTTTGGTCTCTTTACAAGGGAGACACCCACCATTCCGATCCCTTCGGGATGAATCTCACAGCATCGCACGCTCTGCAGAAAGAAGCGTAATATTTTACTTCGATTATACGCCAATCAGCAGGATCATAATTCCCAGGTAAATGCATGCGTACAACAAAGGGAACTGACAATAACGGGCTCTGCAGAGCACTCTGAATGCTGAAAATTGCTCCTTATTTTGGTATTTCAGCTGTAATCAGGGACTGGCTCAGTCGACATGGCCAAGCACTAAAATCTGAACTGTAACAGCGCCGTTTCTATCTTGTTTTAATGACAGCGtataaaagaaagggaagaaatacCCATAGAGCTGCTGTATGGGAGCGAAGAGGAGCCTGAAGAAAGAATCTTCCATGTGGCCCTTCCCTCTTCGAATACGTGTACCCAACTGGCTATGTGGACAGCAAGCTGCTGCAGTGAGGTTACCTTTTAATAACAGAGCAATTTGCTAAATAAATAACTTCCGAGTTCTTGATTTAATGCTTTCTGTGTTAGCTTGACATGATAGGGAGGTAATTTTAAGCTGCTGTTCATCGAAGCGGCCCAGTTTGATTTCCTTTCGCTGTGGGCGGTTAAGAATTTGTATTTGTTGGGTTGGAGAGATCTTGGCTGTCGTGCAATCCCCCGTCCGGGTCACATCACCGAGCCCACGCGATGGCCCAGGGTGGCTTCAGGAATGCTTTGCCGTGGTGTCCGTACAGCTCTCCGGTGAAACTGTGCTCGTGCAGGTGGGATCGTGCCACAAAATCTACGGTAGCAAGCGGGAGCTTTCCTGCAAGTCCCCTCCAAGCTGTTTTTCCAGAATTTCTCCTGTCAGCTCGGTGCGAacagcagcccaggagctgctcatCTCCGGCAGCATCTTGTAAACACCAGCGTTCCTCTTggctggctctgcagagggatAAATCCCAAAGAGAGGTACCGAGCCGCCAAAGGAGCCTGCGTAGCTCCGTGGGGACACCTCCGTCTCCGTGACGAGAAGGTTTTGTTAATTAGTTCTTACCAAACCACGGCACTTCCTACCAACATCTAAACAGTGATCCCACCGTCacttcagctcctgctgccgTTTGGCTCCCTCCGATCTGCTTCactaattctttttcttttcttcaggaaggaggaaggcagggagggaCCTTTTTGACCCACCTTGAGCTGCATATTCTGCCCTTTTTGCAAGTTTTCTGGTGTCTTTACAAGGCATGGACCCGCCATCCCGATCCCTTCAGGATGAGCCTCACAGCATCACACGCTTTTCTCTCCAGGCTGCTACTTCAATGCACTTTACACATCTATATGCATTATTTAAGGTCTCTCCTTTTCAAAAGACCGGGGAGGAGGTTTGCCTGAGATTATTATTGATACTGCTTGCTGTATTAAACTGGGAAACACATAGAAAAACATCAGGAAACTCCGCATTAACCTCTTATTTTGGACTTTATTAACCacacctcttctccaggcctTTTCATTCCAGCTGCCCCAGTTCAACCAGTGAGGTTAAACCCCCGGAGATACGAAACGGAGACAAATCATCGCAATTTTACCTGGAGGAGGATTGGCCTTGGGGCTCCTGGTGCTGGTGCAGTCAGCAGCGCTACCTATAATTCTATGTATTAATACAGAAGGTGgtgtaaaaatatgtataaatgtacattttatttatgtacattttatttatgtacACTTCATATATAGGTAGATATAAGGGTATATAGATAGATATTCAAGGGTATAAGCTTATATACTTGAAGAGAAGCCGCCAAATTAATGTacactgtgattaagttacaaaagacgtacccatcattaaccaatttACATGACCagtgctttctgaccacctgcaaaacgaggggatatttttcaagttttagatccttctcCGTGACAAGAGGGAGATAGAAGATTAAGTCATAACATTGCTTAGAAGCAGAGCGCTTAGTTTATATTtgactaataattaatagatgtactgtaagtaagaaactaagTGATTATAACTAACATAATCAATTActtcttagtatagatgtatgtcAAAATAGTATAGGTGTACATCAAAAtcttcaaaaattgtaatgcatatgtaataattatgtgaatataagcgTCCAGTgtttggagcacttatggaggatgatcccagcgctgataaaataaagaatgacgCTTAACAGTAcaattgactctgctgttatttctccatttcataCGCATGTGTAAAGTTAGATATAAACGTGTCTCCATAAAGGCGTTGCTACACCCATGTGTAGATATAAATACACATCCATGGAGGCGTTGCTATGCGTACAAAACACTCTCTAACAAGATGCAATTAAACGAATGATAACAATTACAAGTAAATATGAAGGAATTAAATAAAACCCGCCGCTCAGGGAGGCTCAGGGCGGCAGCCGGACGCAGGGCGGGCAGAGCCGGGGGCCGGGCGGCAGCACCCCGCGCCGGGCAAGGGAAGGCCGGGGAAGGAAAGGCCGCTGCTCCGCCGAGCTCCggggcccgggcccggcccgccccggccGGGAGGAGCCTGCGCGGGCGGCGGGTtccgcccccggcccggcccggccatGAGGCTGACGCGGGCGGCCGTGCTGGCCCGGGCCAAGGCCGCCGCGCTCGATGGCGTCCGCCGCCTCAACTGCTGGTGGGcgccggcggggagcggcccggggccgggcgggaggGCCGGGCGGGCCTGGGGGCGTTGGGCCTGGGGGGCGTTGGGCCTGGGGGGCGTTGGgcctggggacacaggcagggctggggacaggcagggctgggacacaggcaggtttgggggttatgggggacaggcagggctgggataTGGGGGACAGGGCTGAATGAGGGGACAGGCGGGGCTGGGATATGGGGGACAGGGCTGAAtgaggggacaggcagggctgggatatggggcacaggcagggctgggacacaggcaggtttgggggttatgtgggacaggcagggctgggatatgggggacagggctgggatatgggggacagggctgaatgaggggacaggcagggctgggatatgggggacagggctgggataTGGGGGACAGGGCTGAATGAGGGgacgggcagggctgggacacaggcaggtttgggggttatgggggacaggcagggctgggatatggggcacaggcagggctgggacacaggcaggtttgggggttatggggcacaggcagggctgggacacaggcaggtttgggggttatgggggacaggcagggctgggatatgggggacagggctgaatgaggggacaggcagggctgggataTGGGcgacaggcagggctgggacatgggggacaggtAGGGCTGAATGAGGGgacgggcagggctgggctgaagTGACAGGCAAGGCTTgggacacaggcagggctggggtgtgGGGGGCAAGCAGGGCTGGGATatgggggacaggcagggctgggggcacaggcagggctgggataTGGAGGACAAGCAGGGCTGAATGAGGGGACAGGCAAGGCTGGGATAATGGGGATCAAGCAGGGCTGGGGTGAAGGGACAGGTAGGGCTAGGTGAGGGGACAGATGGGTTTTGGGGGACAGACAGGGCTGGGTGAGTGTCAGGCAGGCCTGGGTCAGCGtgggggggacaggcagggtcAGGATGAGGGGACTGGCAGGGTCAGGGTTGGGGGGGACAGGCAGCCTGGGGGTGGCACAACAAGACCCACATGGGCCATgtcagagcagctttggtggggacaggctggaggcGGTGGGGGTGTGGGGCCGGGGCtgtgtggggacagcaggggggCTCCCGGTGAACCCCCCatgctcccagtgacccccgCTCTCCTCCCGCAGGGGCAGCCACCTGACGGATGTAAGTACCGTGCCACCCGCTCCATCCCGCCGGGACCAGCCCCACGGCTCCGGCTGCCATCGCGGAGCCCCAGCCCCTACCAGAGCGGAGCCTCAGTGGGGAGGGGACGGGTTATGGGGTTGTTGGGGGGTGGAGGAGGGCGCAGGCCTGGCTTTAGGCTGGCCCGCTGCCAGCGAGCTGCAGTGCTTTTCGGGGCTGATTAGCACCTCATatgaaaaaattacaaaaaaaggGGGAGTTTGCTGTCATTTGTGGAGAATGCCTAGAATTCCTCTCCAAGTCCCAGCACAGACCCATGGAGAGCAGCACCCTGAGTCCCACCCCATCTGTCTGGGACTTTGGGTGATACCCTCCCGCTAGGAGAAGGCTGTCTGGGGTAAGAGGGATCCCTTCATGCGTGCGATGGCTGGAAAACCATCTCGGAGCCTGTGGAGTTGCTGGAGCAGAAGAGTGACGTGACGCTGGCTGGTGTCTGCGCTTCCCCTCCTGCTGACTCTGCACTGGCTGCGGCAGCAAATCTCTCTGGTGCTGTTGAGCCTGGGCTAGACTGAAGCCAACCTAAATTCCTGGTCTTGTTTGTGAtttatattgcttttatttatattgggttttttttcctgggagtGCTAACTTGCTGTTTTGTCTCTTCCTGCCCAGATATCAATATGCCGGGATTTGCCCAACATTGAGGTGATCACATTCAGGTGAATGTCAGGTCATGGGTTTTGGAGAGGGCGGGGGAAATGTCCTTTCTCTTGTGTCTTAATGTCTTGCCCTGCGTTTCTTACCACCTTTCTGTAGTTGTGTCTGAGCTGCCCGGCTCCTCATGCCTGATCCCTCAAGTGGCAGACACACAGACATGATTATTCTTCTCCTGGCTCCTCTGcaccttttcttttgctcctcGAGAAAATAATCCCTGTTTTCAGAAGGGTTAAAACCTCTTTGGATTGTTGCTCTCTAAGTCCTGTCCCGGGGTTTGGATGGGATCTTCTGGGTCTCCATGTAGGGCCAGTTTGCTTGTTGAAATGCTTCTTGGAGCTCacacagattttaatttctctaagcccctgcccagcacacCCATCCTTCACCTGTCCTGGGGATCTCGCAGAGCCAATGTGTCTGGAAATTTGAGTTTTTTCCCTTGGGAACCTTATCTGTGTTCTCCTTCAGTGAGTGAGAAACTGCTACAGAAAAGGCTGCGAATGTTTGGGGGAAGCAAAGGCTTCAGCAGAGTGGAGAgcctccttttttaaaattacttctgctgtttaaatatatttttgttctgtgcaaAGCCCCCAAACGCCCCTGTGCTGGGGTGAGGCTCCTCGGTGAAGCCGTtgcagggcagggggctggaAAAGCGCTGTGCTCCCCCCCTCGCCGGGCCCTGACCCTCCCATCTCTCTTCAGCGTGAACGGCATCTCGGACCTCGAGCCGTTGCATCAGTGCCAGAACCTGAGCGAACTCTACCTGAGGAAGAACAACATAGCCAGCCTACATGAGCTCTTCTACCTCAAGAACCTGCCCCGGCTGAGGGTGCTGTGGCTGTCGGAAAACCCCTGTTGTGGGTCGGACCCCCACCGCTACCGCATGACGGTGCTGCGGAACCTCCCCAGCCTGCAGAAGCTGGATAACCAAGGTGGGCAGGGGGAACTGGGACCCAGCAACGTGCTGGTTCCTCGTGTTAAGGTGTCATTTGACTCCTCCTTGAGTCAGGACCTGTTAGGTTGAGTGTCTCCTCTGTGAGATTCATCACTTCTAAGtggttttctcccttccctgcagcGCCCGAGTTTGTGTTAGCTGAGAGAGCCTCATTATAGCCAAGACAGTACCACTAATTAGTGGTTTTTGAGAGCTCTCTCCTTTGCTGTGGCAAAACAAAGATTCTGTGATTGGATCTGCTGttgtaagggaaaaaaaaaaaatgagaagcttATCTGCCTGGTGACAGCAATTTGGTGGCTTTTGGAGCCTTCTCCAGAGACAAGACATGGCAAAGCGTGTTTGCATCTCTCCCCGATATCTCTCCCACTTTGACAGGTTGGTGAGAGCAGCCAGCATTCTCCTGTGCGGGTTTTACTGCAGGAGGAGCAAAAGGCCGGTACAAAGGATGATTTTTGGAGCCAACCCCTGCGATGtagccctgcagcagcagtacCTGCCCTGTTACAGGTGCCGTCTTCTTCCTGGGCTGCTGGAGTTTGCTGCAGCGGGGTTTCCTTTTTGGCTTTTGCAGCTGTGACAGAGGAAGAACTGTCCCAGGCGCTGGTTGATGGTGAGGAGATCACAGCCCCGCCAGCCAGGAGGAGCGTGGAGAACGGCTGCCCTGAGTCCACGGGGTCCGGCGCTGCTGAATCCACAACGGAGACCACGAGTGAACTGCTGAACTtgagcctggaggagaccaAGTGAGAGCTTGCTCGTGAGCTGGTGGGATTTTGGGCCTGAACTCGTGTGTAGCCAGACAGGACCCTGCCAGCCGACCCTGATGTTCTGGGGGCTGGGCCTGCAGCTGGGGCAAATTCCCATTGTTCCAGTTGCTGTGCTGGTTTAGTAGCGCTGGTTCTGGATCTGCCAAACGGGCTCTTCTGTAGGTGGGGACTTAACTCTGCAGCACATAAGCTGTGCGGAGATGGACCCTCTTGGGAGTGTGAGCTCAGCCCGGCTTCTGTGACACTCTTTGGTGCAtgtcctgtgctggggcagtgaccgtccctgtgctgggcactggggaggccaaactgCGAaccctgggggcagttttgggcccctcacaccaagaaaggccttgaggtgctggagcgagttgagagaagggaacggagctggtgaggggctggagcacaagtgtgatgggagtggctgagggagctgggggttcagctggagaacaggagctgaggggagaccttctgatctctgacctgcctgaaaggagcttggagccaggggggtcgggctctgctccccaggaacaagcgccaggaccagaggaaacggcctcaagttgcgccaggggaggttgaggttggatctggggaacaatttcttccccaaagggctgtggggcattggaacaggctgcccagggcagtgctggagtcgccatccctggaggggttggacagacggacatgaggttctcagggacatggggcagtgctgagggtgggggaacggttggactcgatgatcttgagggtcttttccaaccaaaatggtttgtgATTCTCCATCAGCGTGGCAGCACATGCTGTTCAAGCACGTATTTACAGGGCCTGCAGTCCCAGTTAGCACTGGGCACAAGAATCTGTGGAGCTCCCGGTGGAGCCGGGAGCAGGCTCCTTGTGTCAGCCAGTTCATGTTTTATAGCTGTGAGGCTCCTGCCACACGTGAGAGTTTTGCTCAAGCTGCTGTGGTCTGTAGGTGGTGATGGTGAATAGATGCGCCTGGAGTTCTTCAGCGAGGTACTTCCTGCATGGTTGCCCGTGATTAGAAAGGGTTGGCCTGGCAGAGTAAGGTTCTCCCAGCGGGTCAGGATaacatctgcttttcctcctcttctttagCAAAATTCGAGAGGAGCTTGGTATGAAGCCTGTTCCCAGGGAtaaattttcctcattttcaccTCGAGAGACAGACTGCAACCGAAAGAACAGAGTGAGTATGGTTTAAAGACCAAATTGCATTTTATCATGTGGGCCCCACAATTTCAGAGGGTTACAAAGGTCCTTGGAAGGTCCtctccagaggagagcaaccaagctggtgacagggctggaaggaatgagGACTCTGGGgttgtctagtttggagaagaggaggctgaggggtgacctcctggctctgcagcttcctgagggAGTGGAgaggcaggcgctgagctctgaGATCCAGGGACAAGATGCACAGGAATGGTTCAGAGCTGAGCcggggaggttcagactggacacGAGGAAGCGTTTCTGTGCCAAGAGGGTGTCAGACAGAACAGGCTTCTAG
Protein-coding sequences here:
- the CFAP410 gene encoding cilia- and flagella-associated protein 410, whose product is MRLTRAAVLARAKAAALDGVRRLNCWGSHLTDISICRDLPNIEVITFSVNGISDLEPLHQCQNLSELYLRKNNIASLHELFYLKNLPRLRVLWLSENPCCGSDPHRYRMTVLRNLPSLQKLDNQAVTEEELSQALVDGEEITAPPARRSVENGCPESTGSGAAESTTETTSELLNLSLEETNKIREELGMKPVPRDKFSSFSPRETDCNRKNRNNVLNAILLLVKELDAEGLEMVQQTVGRRLQAFRKKELQEE